The proteins below come from a single Mucilaginibacter mali genomic window:
- a CDS encoding UDP-glucuronic acid decarboxylase family protein has product MKDRKRILITGAAGFLGSHLCDRFIKEDYHVIAMDNLITGDLRNIQHLFKLENFEFYNHDVSKFVFVPGNLDYILHFASPASPIDYLKIPIQTLKVGSLGTHNLLGLARHKNARMLIASTSEVYGDPNINPQPEEYWGNVNPVGPRGVYDEAKRFQEAITMAYHTFHGVETRIVRIFNTYGPRMRLNDGRVLPAFIGQALRGESLTMFGDGSQTRSFCYVDDLIEGIYRLLHSDYVQPMNIGNPDEITIREFGEEIIKLTGTDQKLISLPLPTDDPKQRRPDITKAKSILGWEPKVSRSEGLKITYDYFKSLPEHEIKHKDFTYYNK; this is encoded by the coding sequence ATGAAAGACCGTAAACGTATCCTGATAACCGGCGCGGCTGGTTTTTTAGGCTCGCACCTGTGCGACAGGTTCATTAAGGAAGATTACCACGTGATCGCAATGGATAACCTGATCACCGGCGACCTGCGTAATATTCAGCACCTGTTCAAGCTGGAGAATTTTGAATTTTACAACCACGATGTTTCCAAATTTGTTTTTGTTCCGGGTAACCTGGATTATATTCTGCATTTCGCATCGCCGGCCAGCCCTATCGATTATTTGAAGATCCCGATACAGACCTTGAAGGTAGGATCATTGGGCACGCACAACCTGCTGGGTTTGGCAAGGCATAAAAATGCGCGCATGCTCATCGCCTCCACATCTGAAGTTTATGGCGACCCGAACATCAACCCGCAGCCCGAAGAGTATTGGGGTAACGTAAACCCGGTTGGCCCGCGTGGTGTTTATGACGAGGCCAAGCGCTTCCAGGAAGCTATTACGATGGCTTATCATACTTTCCACGGTGTAGAAACCCGTATTGTGCGCATATTTAATACCTACGGACCGCGGATGCGCCTGAATGACGGCCGTGTGCTGCCGGCATTTATTGGCCAGGCACTGCGTGGCGAATCATTAACCATGTTTGGGGATGGATCGCAAACACGCTCGTTTTGTTATGTGGACGACCTGATTGAGGGTATTTACCGCCTGCTGCACAGCGATTATGTGCAGCCGATGAACATAGGTAACCCTGATGAAATTACCATACGCGAGTTTGGTGAAGAGATCATCAAACTGACCGGCACCGATCAAAAATTGATCAGCCTTCCATTGCCAACCGACGACCCTAAACAACGCCGCCCTGATATTACTAAAGCGAAAAGCATTTTGGGTTGGGAGCCAAAGGTATCGCGCAGCGAAGGTTTGAAGATCACTTACGATTATTTCAAGTCGCTGCCCGAGCACGAGATCAAGCATAAAGATTTTACATATTATAACAAATAA
- a CDS encoding DUF6252 family protein — MKNLILLLLCFIALLFNSCKKDADLETYLTYKVDGVAKTTNRLFAELINGSSNSQIIGVKDAEQVTLKIAGAKTGTYQLPDNASINKFGYAADLTGDGFYGAITGSVTITVVTKTYISGTFQFTGKSINTGLIKTITEGRFTCKFNNALLPATKTEL, encoded by the coding sequence ATGAAAAACCTTATCCTATTATTACTTTGTTTTATCGCTTTACTATTTAACTCTTGCAAGAAAGATGCTGATTTAGAAACTTACTTAACGTATAAAGTTGATGGCGTAGCAAAAACTACTAATCGGCTATTTGCAGAGCTAATTAATGGGTCTTCAAATTCACAAATTATAGGCGTTAAAGATGCCGAGCAGGTTACATTAAAAATTGCTGGTGCAAAAACTGGAACTTATCAACTGCCAGACAATGCCAGTATTAACAAATTTGGATATGCTGCTGATTTAACTGGCGATGGTTTTTATGGCGCCATTACAGGCTCGGTTACCATTACGGTGGTAACAAAAACATACATTAGCGGCACTTTTCAATTTACAGGGAAAAGCATCAATACCGGTCTAATTAAAACAATTACCGAGGGCAGATTTACATGCAAATTTAATAATGCTCTGCTTCCGGCTACTAAAACAGAACTATAA
- a CDS encoding phosphosulfolactate synthase, with product MNYNINDLPERSIKPRNNGLTMVMDKGLSLRGVEDLIETAGANTDIVKLGWATSYVTPNLDAKLKLYKDAGIPVYFGGTLFEAFIVRNQFDDYRRLLDKYGLQHAEVSDGSITIPHDVKCEYIRQLKDQVTVISEVGSKDVQKIFAPYKWIQLMKAELEAGSWKVIAEARESGNVGIYRDSGEVRQGLVDEILTQIPGEAIIWEAPQKPQQVWFIKLLGANVNLGNIAPADMIPLETIRLGLRSDTFDHFLSAPKEV from the coding sequence ATGAATTATAACATTAACGATTTACCTGAACGCAGCATAAAGCCCCGTAATAACGGCCTCACCATGGTAATGGATAAAGGCCTTAGCCTGCGCGGGGTGGAAGACCTGATCGAGACAGCCGGCGCCAATACCGATATTGTAAAACTGGGCTGGGCTACATCATACGTTACCCCAAACCTTGATGCCAAGCTAAAGTTGTATAAGGATGCCGGCATCCCGGTTTATTTTGGCGGCACCCTGTTCGAGGCATTTATTGTGCGCAACCAGTTTGATGATTACCGCCGCCTGCTGGATAAATACGGCTTGCAACATGCCGAAGTATCCGATGGGTCCATCACTATCCCGCACGACGTAAAATGCGAATATATCCGCCAGCTGAAGGACCAGGTGACGGTGATATCGGAAGTAGGATCTAAGGATGTGCAGAAAATCTTCGCGCCTTACAAATGGATCCAACTGATGAAGGCCGAACTGGAGGCAGGTAGCTGGAAGGTGATTGCCGAGGCCCGTGAAAGCGGCAACGTGGGTATCTACCGCGATTCGGGCGAGGTGCGCCAGGGTTTGGTAGATGAGATACTGACCCAAATACCCGGGGAAGCCATTATTTGGGAAGCACCGCAAAAACCACAACAAGTTTGGTTCATCAAGCTGTTAGGCGCCAACGTAAACCTGGGCAACATTGCCCCCGCGGATATGATCCCGCTGGAGACCATCCGTTTAGGCTTGCGCAGCGATACTTTCGATCATTTTTTGAGCGCGCCGAAAGAGGTGTAG
- a CDS encoding sulfatase family protein gives MKKISLPVLALLFSFSSVLAQAIKPLEKPNIIYILTDDLGIGDVSFYNKTKGKLSTPNIDRLAHEGMAFNDVHSSSAVCTPSRYSILTGRYAWRSRLKSGVLSGYDKPLIDSDRYTVGKLLQQNGYTTACIGKWHLGLGWSVTTPGAKPVIDYTKNISNGPTTLGFDYFYGIAASLDMPPFIFIENNHTVGLPTATKKWVREGPAGEDFEAVNCVPALVDKASAYIKDKAAKKQAFFLYFTLPSPHTPIVPSDKFKGKSGITEYGDYVMETDWAVGEILKAVDEGKIAKNTLIMFTSDNGFAPYVLKTMNVEALGHYPSIDYRGYKSDIWEGGHRIPYIVRWPGHVAAGSHCDKTVCLGDFMATTAAILHQKLPDAAGVDSYSILPYLSGNQSKDIREATVHHSIDGNFAIRQGKWKLELCAGSGGWELPKNPEALKNGMPPVQLYDMETDVKEEHNVQDKHPDVVKHLITLLQQYVDNGRSTPGKPQKNDGAIDIWMKSKNVAAPAGAEKAGD, from the coding sequence ATGAAAAAAATATCATTACCCGTACTGGCGTTGCTGTTTTCGTTCAGCAGTGTTTTGGCTCAGGCCATTAAGCCGCTCGAAAAGCCCAATATTATCTACATCCTTACCGACGATCTGGGTATTGGTGATGTAAGCTTTTACAATAAAACCAAAGGTAAGCTAAGTACACCAAATATCGACAGGCTGGCACACGAGGGTATGGCTTTTAACGATGTACATTCATCATCGGCCGTGTGCACGCCGTCGCGCTATAGCATCCTCACAGGGCGCTATGCCTGGCGAAGCCGTTTAAAAAGCGGGGTGTTGAGCGGGTATGATAAACCACTGATCGATTCGGACAGGTACACCGTGGGTAAATTGTTGCAGCAAAACGGCTATACCACGGCCTGCATCGGTAAGTGGCATCTGGGTTTGGGCTGGTCGGTTACCACACCCGGCGCTAAACCGGTGATAGATTATACCAAAAACATCAGCAACGGGCCAACTACTTTAGGCTTCGATTATTTTTATGGGATAGCCGCTTCGCTAGACATGCCACCCTTTATATTTATTGAGAATAACCATACCGTAGGCCTGCCAACCGCCACCAAAAAATGGGTGCGCGAAGGCCCCGCCGGCGAAGATTTTGAAGCTGTAAATTGTGTGCCTGCATTGGTCGACAAGGCATCGGCCTATATAAAAGATAAAGCGGCAAAAAAGCAGGCCTTCTTTTTATACTTCACCCTGCCATCGCCCCATACGCCTATCGTACCATCTGATAAGTTTAAAGGCAAAAGCGGCATTACCGAATACGGCGACTACGTGATGGAAACCGACTGGGCAGTAGGCGAGATCTTAAAAGCGGTGGATGAGGGTAAGATAGCCAAAAACACACTCATTATGTTTACCAGCGATAACGGCTTTGCCCCTTATGTACTTAAAACCATGAATGTGGAGGCGCTGGGGCATTACCCGAGTATCGATTATCGTGGTTATAAGTCGGATATTTGGGAGGGGGGGCACCGTATCCCTTACATTGTGCGCTGGCCCGGCCATGTTGCTGCGGGTAGCCATTGCGATAAAACGGTTTGCCTTGGCGATTTTATGGCGACTACCGCTGCCATCCTGCATCAAAAACTGCCCGATGCCGCCGGGGTCGACAGTTATAGTATCTTGCCTTACTTAAGCGGTAACCAAAGCAAAGATATCCGCGAGGCTACGGTGCACCATTCCATCGATGGTAATTTCGCCATACGCCAGGGTAAATGGAAGCTGGAACTGTGCGCCGGTTCGGGCGGGTGGGAGTTACCTAAAAACCCAGAGGCGCTGAAGAACGGCATGCCGCCGGTACAACTGTATGATATGGAAACCGATGTTAAGGAAGAACACAATGTGCAGGATAAGCACCCGGATGTTGTGAAACACCTCATAACACTGCTGCAGCAATATGTAGATAATGGCCGTAGCACCCCCGGGAAACCTCAAAAGAATGATGGAGCTATTGATATCTGGATGAAGAGTAAAAATGTAGCCGCGCCTGCGGGAGCGGAGAAGGCGGGGGATTAA
- a CDS encoding dipeptide epimerase yields MKLTYRPYELALRHPFTISGFSRTSTPLMLVELSHEGFTGHGEASMVPYMGESHQSAAWFLNKVDVKELHYPFDYARIINYLDSIAPGNPAIKAAIDIALHDLDGKLQNKPCWQIVGSDPALMPVTSATIGIDTPEVVLKKVKEAEGCKVIKVKLGRDTDKVLIETIRSATEVPLYVDANQGWTDLEQSLDMTHWLHQQGVQLIEQPFAKANIDANAWLTARSPIPIIGDEAVQRLGDVDKANGVYHGINVKLMKSAGMYEARLMIQRAKQLGLKVLIGCMSETSCATLAGAALAPQCDWADLDGPFLTRNNPYADPEFKDGKWVLNDDAGLGLRN; encoded by the coding sequence ATGAAACTGACTTACCGCCCATACGAATTAGCGTTACGCCACCCATTTACCATATCGGGTTTCTCGCGCACATCAACCCCGCTGATGCTGGTAGAACTATCGCACGAGGGTTTTACCGGCCATGGCGAAGCATCAATGGTACCCTATATGGGCGAAAGCCATCAAAGCGCCGCCTGGTTTTTAAACAAAGTTGATGTAAAAGAACTGCACTATCCCTTCGATTATGCGCGCATCATCAATTACCTGGATAGCATTGCCCCCGGCAACCCGGCCATAAAAGCCGCCATTGATATTGCCCTGCACGATCTGGACGGTAAGTTGCAAAACAAGCCCTGCTGGCAAATAGTAGGTAGCGATCCGGCACTGATGCCGGTTACCAGTGCAACAATAGGCATCGACACGCCCGAAGTAGTACTGAAAAAAGTAAAGGAAGCCGAAGGCTGCAAAGTGATAAAAGTGAAGTTGGGCCGCGATACCGATAAGGTATTGATAGAAACCATTCGCTCGGCTACGGAGGTACCATTATATGTAGATGCCAACCAGGGTTGGACCGACCTTGAACAAAGCCTGGATATGACCCACTGGCTGCACCAACAGGGTGTACAACTGATAGAACAACCCTTCGCCAAAGCCAATATAGATGCCAATGCCTGGCTTACCGCGCGCAGCCCGATACCAATTATTGGCGATGAAGCGGTGCAGCGCCTGGGCGATGTAGATAAGGCGAACGGCGTTTATCACGGCATTAACGTAAAGCTGATGAAATCGGCAGGGATGTATGAGGCGCGCCTGATGATACAGCGCGCCAAACAACTGGGCCTGAAAGTGCTGATAGGCTGCATGAGCGAAACAAGCTGCGCCACACTTGCCGGCGCGGCTTTAGCCCCGCAATGCGATTGGGCCGACCTTGACGGGCCATTCCTCACCCGCAACAACCCCTATGCCGATCCGGAATTTAAGGATGGGAAATGGGTGCTGAACGATGACGCCGGGCTTGGCTTGAGAAATTAA
- the galE gene encoding UDP-glucose 4-epimerase GalE has product MAKILVTGGLGFIGSHTVVELVNAGYEPVIVDDLSNSQLAILDQLNTIIGHKPAFYQLDLTLETDVQTLALAEPEIEGIIHFAAFKAVGESVDLPLKYYRNNFYSLINLLNAYYSKPVNFVFSSSCTVYGQPEKLPVTEDAPVQPAQSPYGNTKQICEEILQDMIASGGSKYKVISLRYFNPVGAHESALIGELPIGVPQNLVPFITQSAIGKRGPITVFGSDYNTPDGSAIRDYIHVVDLAKAHVAALKLAAKESFTGYDMFNLGTGKGSSVLEVINAFEQSTGVKLDYKIGPRRAGDVEQVWGDVTKSAEKLGWKTELGIDVMMSSAWKWEKYIAQNPLN; this is encoded by the coding sequence ATGGCTAAAATATTAGTGACCGGTGGTTTGGGTTTTATAGGTTCGCACACGGTTGTAGAACTGGTAAACGCGGGGTATGAGCCGGTTATAGTTGACGATCTTTCTAACTCGCAACTGGCTATATTAGATCAGCTGAATACGATAATCGGCCATAAGCCCGCATTCTATCAGCTCGATCTTACCCTGGAAACCGATGTGCAAACCCTTGCACTGGCCGAACCTGAGATAGAAGGTATCATTCATTTCGCGGCCTTTAAAGCCGTTGGCGAATCGGTGGACCTGCCACTAAAATATTACCGCAATAACTTTTACTCGTTGATTAACTTGCTGAACGCGTATTATAGCAAGCCGGTAAATTTTGTGTTTTCATCAAGCTGTACCGTTTACGGCCAGCCCGAAAAACTGCCGGTAACCGAAGACGCGCCGGTGCAGCCGGCCCAATCGCCATATGGCAATACCAAGCAAATATGCGAGGAGATATTGCAGGATATGATCGCATCGGGCGGAAGCAAGTACAAGGTGATATCATTACGCTATTTTAATCCGGTAGGCGCCCATGAAAGTGCCCTTATCGGCGAATTACCTATCGGCGTACCACAAAACCTGGTGCCGTTCATCACGCAATCGGCCATTGGCAAACGCGGGCCTATTACCGTATTTGGCAGCGATTATAATACACCCGATGGCAGCGCCATTCGCGATTATATCCACGTAGTTGACCTGGCCAAAGCGCACGTGGCGGCACTGAAACTGGCAGCAAAAGAAAGCTTTACCGGTTACGATATGTTTAACCTGGGTACAGGCAAAGGATCTTCGGTGCTGGAGGTGATCAACGCGTTCGAGCAATCGACCGGGGTTAAATTAGATTATAAAATTGGCCCGCGCCGTGCGGGCGATGTAGAGCAGGTTTGGGGCGATGTAACCAAATCGGCCGAAAAGCTGGGCTGGAAAACCGAGTTAGGCATCGATGTAATGATGTCATCGGCCTGGAAGTGGGAAAAATATATTGCACAAAACCCATTAAACTAA
- a CDS encoding 3-deoxy-D-manno-octulosonic acid transferase, protein MLFTYNIVIKFYYAFVWLASFFNKKAALWINGRKNIALKPLKGCAWFHFASLGEFEQGRPVLEALKAKYPAKPIVVTFFSPSGYEIRKNTPLADAVYYLPLDTATNARHFIDTLQPEMAIFTKYEYWYHFFNELDKRDIPLYIISGIFRPGQVFFKWYGGLHRKMLGMVSHFFVQDDDSKQLLANLNITNVTVSGDTRFDRVWENAQNPKELPVIAAFKAGQKVFVAGSTWPKDEELLTQLISLYPDWKFIFAPHEIGEDKIDHLMGLLPENETVRFSKISNLKSHVSNLRVLVIDNIGMLSSLYQYGEVAYIGGGFGVGIHNTLEAAAFGLPVVFGPNYQRFREARELIALNAGTSINNANELKQVANRLMNDEEYQASASAKIKTYVRENTGATESIINYISVN, encoded by the coding sequence ATGTTGTTTACGTATAATATAGTTATCAAGTTTTATTACGCTTTTGTTTGGCTGGCATCTTTTTTTAATAAAAAGGCCGCTTTATGGATAAACGGGCGTAAAAACATAGCGCTAAAGCCATTGAAAGGCTGTGCCTGGTTTCATTTTGCATCATTAGGCGAGTTTGAGCAGGGCCGCCCTGTTTTAGAAGCTTTAAAGGCTAAATACCCGGCAAAACCTATAGTTGTAACTTTTTTTTCACCCTCGGGATACGAGATCAGGAAGAACACGCCGCTGGCCGATGCCGTTTATTATCTGCCACTGGATACCGCTACTAATGCCCGCCATTTTATAGATACCCTGCAGCCCGAAATGGCCATTTTTACCAAGTACGAATACTGGTATCATTTTTTTAACGAACTGGATAAGAGAGACATCCCGCTATATATCATATCGGGTATTTTCAGGCCCGGACAGGTGTTTTTTAAGTGGTATGGCGGCCTGCACCGTAAAATGCTGGGCATGGTGAGCCATTTTTTTGTACAGGATGATGATTCTAAACAATTGTTGGCAAATTTAAACATCACCAATGTTACGGTAAGCGGCGATACCCGCTTTGACAGGGTTTGGGAAAATGCCCAAAACCCGAAAGAACTACCTGTTATTGCCGCTTTTAAAGCCGGGCAAAAGGTATTTGTAGCCGGCAGCACCTGGCCAAAAGACGAAGAATTGTTAACACAACTTATCAGCCTGTACCCTGATTGGAAATTCATCTTCGCCCCGCACGAAATTGGTGAGGATAAGATCGATCACCTGATGGGTTTGCTGCCTGAAAACGAAACGGTACGCTTTTCCAAAATCTCAAATCTCAAATCTCACGTCTCAAATCTAAGAGTACTGGTTATCGACAATATCGGCATGCTATCGTCGCTTTATCAATATGGCGAGGTAGCCTACATTGGTGGTGGCTTTGGCGTGGGTATCCACAATACGCTGGAAGCGGCGGCTTTTGGCTTGCCGGTTGTTTTTGGCCCCAACTACCAGCGCTTCCGCGAAGCAAGAGAGCTGATTGCGTTAAATGCGGGCACCAGCATTAACAATGCGAACGAACTGAAACAGGTGGCCAATCGGTTAATGAATGATGAGGAATACCAGGCATCGGCATCCGCAAAAATAAAAACCTACGTGCGGGAAAATACCGGCGCTACGGAAAGCATTATTAATTATATTTCCGTCAATTAA
- a CDS encoding UDP-glucose dehydrogenase family protein, with product MKIAVVGTGYVGLVTGTCLAETGNHVICVDINVKKVEAMKNGQLPIYEPGLELLFNRNIKQERLSFTNNLAEAIEEAKIIFLALPTPPGADGAADLSYVLGAGKDIALLLKEYKVIVTKSTVPVGTADKLTAVLKAHTDVEFAVVSNPEFLREGVAVDDFMKPDRVVVGTTDERARKLMAELYGPYVRQGNPIIFMDERSSELTKYAANSFLATKISFMNEIANLCELVGADVDMVRRGIGSDDRIGKRFLFSGIGYGGSCFPKDVQALAKASEENKYDFKILNAVMDVNTIQKTVLVEKVKSYFKGDLKGKKFALWGLAFKPETDDIREAPALYIIDDLIAAGASVAAFDPEGMKNVKDLIGDKISYGNNQYDVLQDADALLIVTEWSVFRTPDFDEVEKLLKNKVIFDGRNLYDLQKMIDCGFYYNSIGRKIVS from the coding sequence ATGAAAATAGCTGTCGTTGGTACAGGATACGTAGGCCTGGTTACAGGAACCTGCCTTGCAGAAACAGGAAATCATGTTATCTGCGTTGATATTAATGTTAAAAAGGTAGAGGCCATGAAGAATGGCCAACTGCCTATTTATGAACCGGGGTTAGAATTATTATTCAACCGTAACATCAAGCAGGAAAGGCTTTCGTTCACCAACAACCTGGCCGAAGCCATTGAAGAAGCTAAAATTATATTCCTGGCCTTGCCAACCCCTCCGGGTGCCGATGGCGCTGCCGATCTGAGTTATGTATTAGGAGCAGGTAAAGACATCGCCTTATTATTAAAGGAATACAAGGTTATCGTAACCAAATCTACCGTACCGGTGGGTACTGCCGACAAACTGACCGCCGTTTTAAAAGCGCATACTGATGTGGAATTCGCGGTGGTATCTAACCCAGAGTTTTTACGTGAAGGTGTAGCCGTGGACGACTTTATGAAGCCTGACCGTGTGGTAGTAGGTACTACCGACGAGCGCGCCCGCAAACTGATGGCCGAACTGTATGGCCCGTATGTACGCCAGGGTAACCCGATCATTTTTATGGACGAGCGTTCATCTGAACTGACCAAATATGCCGCCAACTCTTTCCTGGCTACCAAAATATCGTTTATGAACGAGATCGCTAACCTATGCGAACTGGTTGGCGCCGACGTGGATATGGTACGCCGCGGTATCGGGTCTGACGACCGTATCGGTAAACGCTTCCTGTTCTCGGGAATCGGTTATGGCGGTAGCTGCTTCCCTAAGGATGTGCAGGCGCTGGCCAAAGCATCTGAAGAGAACAAATACGATTTTAAGATCCTTAACGCGGTAATGGATGTAAACACCATCCAAAAAACAGTGTTGGTTGAAAAGGTAAAAAGCTATTTTAAAGGCGACCTGAAGGGCAAAAAATTTGCTTTATGGGGTTTGGCATTTAAACCTGAAACCGATGATATCCGCGAAGCTCCTGCATTATATATTATCGACGACCTGATAGCCGCCGGTGCCTCTGTTGCCGCGTTTGACCCTGAGGGTATGAAAAATGTGAAAGACCTGATAGGCGATAAAATTTCGTACGGGAATAACCAATACGACGTTTTACAGGATGCCGACGCGTTACTGATCGTTACCGAATGGTCGGTTTTCCGTACGCCTGATTTTGATGAGGTTGAAAAACTGCTGAAAAACAAGGTTATTTTTGATGGCCGTAACCTTTACGATCTGCAAAAAATGATCGATTGTGGTTTTTATTACAATAGTATCGGCCGAAAAATTGTTAGCTAA
- a CDS encoding tyrosine-protein phosphatase: MFGLFKKKEKIKKQRTFDYSALKVDMHSHILPGIDDGAQTPEESIVLIKSMMEVGITKFIATPHILIDYYRNTPETINNALEILKAELVKEGIDVVVEAAAEHFFDETFEPRVDADGLMIMKNDYVLFEFGFITKPPNIVQVIQKLNDKGLKPILAHPERYQYLSIDELKMYRSWGCSLQLNTISLTGYYGLEIKRIAEALIDNQMIDFISSDMHHPRHAAAFEQALLMPYMEKLMSEDYPLKNTLLL; encoded by the coding sequence ATGTTCGGACTTTTTAAGAAGAAGGAAAAAATTAAAAAGCAGAGAACGTTTGACTATAGTGCGTTAAAGGTTGATATGCACTCGCATATACTGCCGGGTATTGACGATGGTGCGCAAACACCCGAAGAAAGCATAGTGCTGATAAAAAGTATGATGGAGGTGGGCATTACCAAGTTTATAGCTACGCCGCATATTCTTATCGATTATTACCGCAATACGCCCGAAACCATTAATAACGCGCTGGAGATATTAAAAGCCGAGTTGGTTAAGGAGGGTATAGATGTTGTGGTTGAAGCCGCTGCCGAGCATTTTTTTGATGAAACCTTTGAACCCAGGGTTGATGCGGATGGCCTGATGATAATGAAGAATGATTATGTGTTGTTTGAGTTTGGATTTATAACCAAGCCGCCCAATATTGTACAAGTTATCCAAAAACTAAACGATAAAGGATTGAAGCCAATATTGGCCCACCCGGAGCGATATCAATATCTTAGTATAGATGAGTTAAAGATGTATCGCAGCTGGGGTTGTAGCCTGCAATTAAATACAATATCGCTTACCGGCTACTATGGTCTCGAAATTAAACGGATCGCGGAGGCACTTATCGATAACCAAATGATCGATTTTATATCCAGTGATATGCACCATCCCCGCCACGCCGCGGCATTTGAGCAAGCACTGCTAATGCCTTATATGGAAAAACTGATGAGCGAGGACTATCCGTTAAAGAATACGCTTCTTTTATAG
- the rfbB gene encoding dTDP-glucose 4,6-dehydratase, with the protein MKKIIITGGAGFIGSNVVRRFVTQHPEYHIVNLDKLTYAGNLANLRDIEHAPNYEFVKGDIVDADFIDRLFATHQPDAVVHLAAESHVDRSITNPLEFVMTNVIGTVNLLNAAKKYWKGRYDITRFYHVSTDEVYGTLGEDGMFTEETAYDPHSPYSASKASSDHFVRAYQDTYGLNAVISNCSNNYGSYHFPEKLIPLAIHNIKQSKPIPVYGKGENIRDWLWVEDHARAIEVIFHKAKSGTTYNIGGHNEWKNIDLIRLLCQIMDRKLGRAEGESEKLITFVTDRAGHDLRYAIDATKLKNELGWIPSITFEEGLEKTVDWYLQNQEWLDDVTSGHYQQYYNDQYTNR; encoded by the coding sequence ATCAAAAAAATCATTATTACCGGAGGCGCTGGCTTTATTGGCTCGAATGTAGTGCGTCGTTTTGTAACGCAGCACCCCGAGTATCATATTGTTAACCTGGATAAATTAACCTATGCGGGTAACCTGGCTAATTTGCGTGATATTGAACATGCGCCCAACTACGAGTTTGTAAAAGGCGACATTGTTGATGCCGATTTTATCGACCGCCTTTTTGCCACCCACCAGCCTGATGCAGTAGTTCACCTGGCTGCGGAATCGCATGTGGACAGGTCGATCACCAATCCATTGGAGTTTGTGATGACCAACGTTATCGGTACGGTAAACCTGCTTAATGCGGCCAAAAAGTATTGGAAAGGCCGCTACGACATTACCCGTTTTTACCATGTATCTACCGATGAGGTTTATGGTACACTGGGCGAAGACGGTATGTTTACCGAAGAAACCGCTTACGATCCGCATTCGCCATACTCGGCGTCAAAAGCCAGTTCAGATCATTTTGTACGCGCTTACCAGGATACTTACGGTTTAAACGCTGTGATATCCAATTGCTCAAACAATTATGGCTCGTATCATTTCCCCGAGAAACTGATACCGCTTGCCATTCACAATATCAAGCAAAGCAAACCGATCCCGGTTTATGGTAAAGGCGAGAACATTCGCGATTGGCTGTGGGTAGAAGACCATGCCCGGGCTATTGAGGTGATATTCCACAAAGCCAAATCGGGTACTACCTATAATATTGGCGGCCATAACGAGTGGAAAAATATCGACCTGATCAGGCTGTTATGCCAGATCATGGACAGGAAACTGGGCAGGGCAGAAGGCGAATCGGAAAAACTGATCACTTTTGTAACCGACCGCGCAGGGCACGACCTGCGTTATGCTATTGATGCCACCAAACTGAAAAACGAACTGGGCTGGATACCAAGCATTACCTTTGAGGAGGGCCTGGAGAAAACAGTTGACTGGTACCTGCAAAACCAGGAATGGCTGGACGACGTAACATCAGGCCATTATCAACAATATTATAATGATCAATACACTAACAGATAA